In Acidovorax sp. GBBC 1281, a single window of DNA contains:
- a CDS encoding cation diffusion facilitator family transporter — MPSRPLSSDPSAPGRTGPAAPAPRTLLWGSVAVALVTIVLKTLAWHLTGSVGLLSDALESFVNLAGAVFALAMVTVAQRPADDDHPYGHHKAEYFSSGFEGILIVGASAAIFWAAAHRLSSPQPLEQVGWGLALSVVSSALNGGLAWLMFRSARVHRSVALEGDARHLVTDVWTSAGVVVGIGAAGATGWLWLDPVVAMAVALNILREGAHMVWRASQGLMDAAVEPEAQAAIDAALHGFSQGAPQVRFDHLITRQAGQRRFAGLHMHVPAEWSLGRAAQLRGAVETALMRAVPGLRVTIELLPVGVEAFLEEPKDSPP, encoded by the coding sequence ATGCCCTCCCGCCCCCTGTCTTCCGATCCGAGCGCCCCGGGCCGCACCGGTCCTGCCGCGCCCGCGCCCCGCACGCTGCTGTGGGGCTCGGTGGCCGTGGCGCTGGTCACCATCGTGCTCAAGACGCTGGCCTGGCACCTCACCGGCTCGGTGGGGCTGCTGTCCGATGCGCTGGAGTCGTTCGTCAACCTGGCGGGCGCGGTGTTCGCGCTGGCCATGGTGACCGTGGCGCAGCGCCCGGCGGACGACGACCACCCCTACGGGCACCACAAGGCCGAGTATTTTTCTTCCGGGTTCGAGGGCATCCTGATCGTGGGGGCCTCCGCCGCCATCTTCTGGGCGGCGGCGCACCGGCTGTCCTCGCCGCAGCCGCTGGAGCAGGTCGGCTGGGGCCTGGCGCTGTCGGTGGTCAGCTCGGCGCTCAACGGCGGGCTGGCCTGGCTGATGTTCCGCTCCGCGCGCGTGCACCGGTCGGTGGCGCTGGAGGGCGATGCGCGCCACCTCGTCACCGATGTCTGGACCTCGGCGGGCGTGGTCGTCGGCATCGGCGCGGCGGGCGCGACCGGCTGGCTCTGGCTGGACCCGGTGGTGGCCATGGCCGTGGCGCTGAACATCCTGCGGGAAGGGGCGCACATGGTGTGGCGCGCCTCGCAAGGCCTGATGGACGCGGCCGTGGAGCCCGAGGCGCAGGCGGCCATCGACGCGGCGCTGCACGGTTTCTCGCAGGGTGCGCCGCAGGTGCGCTTCGACCACCTCATCACGCGCCAGGCCGGGCAGCGCCGCTTTGCCGGCCTGCACATGCACGTGCCCGCCGAGTGGAGCCTGGGGCGCGCCGCCCAGCTGCGCGGCGCCGTGGAGACCGCCCTGATGCGCGCCGTGCCCGGGCTGCGCGTGACCATCGAGCTGCTGCCCGTCGGGGTGGAGGCATTTCTGGAAGAACCGAAGGATTCCCCACCATGA
- the dtd gene encoding D-aminoacyl-tRNA deacylase yields MMSVLQRVREARVEVDGEVVGRIGPGLLVLLCAERGDTDAEAYRLLAKLLKLRVFTDEAGKMNRSVQDVGGGLLVVSQFTLAADTSGGNRPSFTQAAPPDEGRRLYDLFVARARALHPVVETGRFAADMQVHLVNDGPVTIPLRMAPADGLLSK; encoded by the coding sequence ATGATGAGCGTGTTGCAGCGCGTGCGCGAAGCGCGCGTGGAAGTGGATGGCGAGGTGGTGGGCCGCATCGGCCCGGGCCTGCTGGTGCTGCTGTGCGCCGAGCGCGGCGACACCGATGCCGAGGCCTACCGGCTGCTGGCCAAGCTGCTCAAGCTGCGCGTGTTTACCGACGAGGCCGGCAAGATGAACCGCAGCGTGCAGGACGTGGGCGGCGGCCTGCTCGTCGTGAGCCAGTTCACGCTGGCCGCCGACACCTCCGGCGGCAACCGCCCGAGCTTCACCCAGGCGGCGCCGCCGGACGAGGGACGGCGGCTGTACGACCTGTTCGTGGCCCGGGCGCGGGCGCTGCACCCGGTGGTGGAGACCGGGCGCTTCGCGGCCGACATGCAGGTGCACCTGGTCAACGACGGGCCGGTCACCATTCCGCTGCGCATGGCGCCGGCGGATGGTTTGCTATCGAAATAA
- the ybeY gene encoding rRNA maturation RNase YbeY produces MTLNHLTLSLQFARFPGVQEHRAALPRHAAARFIRHALSSDAEITVRIVDAEEGQALNREYRRKDYATNVLTFDYAQEPLVMADLVLCAPVVAREAREQNRDLRAHYAHLLVHGTLHAQGWDHETSAEDADEMEAYETAILQELGFDDPYAG; encoded by the coding sequence ATGACCCTGAACCATCTGACCCTGTCGCTGCAGTTCGCGCGCTTTCCCGGGGTGCAGGAACACCGCGCCGCCCTGCCCCGCCATGCCGCGGCGCGCTTCATCCGCCACGCGCTGTCCAGCGACGCCGAGATCACCGTGCGCATCGTCGATGCCGAAGAAGGCCAGGCCCTCAACCGCGAGTACCGCCGCAAGGACTACGCCACCAACGTGCTCACCTTCGACTACGCGCAGGAGCCCCTGGTGATGGCCGACCTCGTGCTGTGCGCGCCCGTGGTGGCGCGCGAGGCGCGCGAGCAGAACCGCGACCTGCGCGCGCACTACGCCCACCTGCTGGTGCACGGCACGCTGCACGCCCAGGGCTGGGACCATGAAACCAGCGCCGAGGACGCCGACGAGATGGAGGCCTACGAGACGGCCATCCTGCAGGAACTGGGCTTCGACGACCCGTACGCGGGCTGA
- a CDS encoding PhoH family protein, which yields MILRHTFTPHNNNRLSHLCGPADANLRTIETALSVSIAHRHEQFKVDGPKAKATQAMELLQALYEMAERPIAEEHLQLMLAGDSAMLEAPGDGAVTLNTRRADLRARTPTQINYLDNIASHDITFGIGPAGTGKTYLAVACAVDALERNAVQRIVLTRPAVEAGERLGFLPGDLTQKVDPYLRPLYDALYDLMGYEKVQKAFERNALEIAPLAFMRGRTLNNAFIILDEAQNTTPEQMKMFLTRIGFGARAVVTGDVSQIDLPKGAMSGLIDAERVLKRVKGIAITRFTTADVVRHPLIARIVDAYDAQRTAGSRAGNS from the coding sequence GTGATCCTGCGACACACCTTCACCCCCCACAACAACAACCGGCTGTCGCACCTGTGCGGCCCGGCCGATGCGAACCTGCGCACCATCGAGACGGCGCTGTCGGTCAGCATCGCGCACCGGCACGAGCAGTTCAAGGTGGATGGGCCGAAGGCCAAGGCCACCCAGGCGATGGAGCTGCTCCAGGCGCTGTACGAAATGGCCGAGCGGCCCATCGCCGAAGAGCACCTGCAGCTCATGCTGGCCGGCGACAGCGCCATGCTGGAGGCGCCCGGTGACGGCGCGGTGACGCTCAACACCCGCCGCGCCGACCTGCGCGCGCGCACCCCCACGCAGATCAACTACCTGGACAACATCGCCAGCCACGACATCACCTTCGGCATCGGTCCGGCCGGCACCGGCAAGACCTACCTGGCCGTCGCCTGCGCGGTGGACGCCCTGGAGCGCAACGCGGTGCAGCGCATCGTGCTGACGCGCCCGGCGGTCGAGGCCGGCGAGCGCCTGGGCTTCCTGCCCGGCGACCTCACGCAGAAGGTGGATCCGTACCTGCGCCCGCTGTACGACGCGCTCTACGACCTCATGGGCTACGAGAAGGTGCAGAAGGCCTTCGAGCGCAACGCGCTGGAGATCGCGCCGCTGGCCTTCATGCGCGGGCGCACGCTGAACAACGCCTTCATCATCCTGGACGAGGCCCAGAACACCACGCCCGAGCAGATGAAGATGTTCCTCACCCGCATCGGCTTCGGCGCCCGCGCGGTGGTGACGGGCGACGTGAGCCAGATCGACCTGCCCAAGGGCGCGATGAGCGGCCTGATCGACGCCGAGCGGGTGCTCAAGCGCGTCAAGGGCATCGCGATCACCCGGTTCACCACCGCCGACGTGGTGCGCCACCCGCTCATCGCCCGCATCGTGGACGCCTACGATGCCCAGCGCACGGCGGGCAGCCGCGCAGGAAACTCCTGA
- the ruvA gene encoding Holliday junction branch migration protein RuvA: MIGKLTGTLLEKNPPEVLLDCHGVGYEVQVPMSTFYNLPPVGERVALLTQFIVREDAQLLYGFATAPERQAFRELIKISGVGPRTALSILSGMGVSDLAQAVSLQEAGRLVKVPGIGKKTAERLLLELKGKLGADIGAHAHATSDAQADILQALLALGYNDKEAAAALKALPQDVGVSDGIKLALKALAK; this comes from the coding sequence ATGATAGGCAAACTCACCGGCACGCTGCTGGAAAAGAACCCGCCAGAAGTGCTGCTGGACTGCCACGGCGTCGGCTACGAGGTGCAGGTGCCCATGAGCACCTTCTACAACCTGCCGCCCGTGGGGGAGCGCGTGGCCCTGCTCACCCAGTTCATTGTGCGCGAGGACGCGCAACTGCTCTACGGCTTTGCCACGGCGCCGGAGCGCCAGGCGTTCCGCGAACTCATCAAGATCTCCGGGGTGGGCCCGCGCACCGCGCTGTCCATCCTGAGCGGCATGGGCGTGTCCGACCTGGCGCAGGCCGTGTCCCTGCAGGAGGCGGGGCGCCTGGTGAAGGTGCCCGGCATCGGCAAGAAGACCGCCGAGCGCCTGCTGCTGGAGCTCAAGGGCAAGCTGGGGGCCGACATCGGCGCCCATGCGCACGCCACGAGCGACGCGCAGGCCGACATCCTGCAGGCCCTGCTGGCGCTGGGCTACAACGACAAGGAAGCCGCCGCCGCGCTGAAGGCGCTGCCCCAGGACGTGGGGGTGAGCGACGGGATCAAGCTGGCGCTCAAGGCGCTGGCCAAATAA